ACTCCAAAACCTTTCAACACTAGtgctccttgaaactttctgtatatatcagacaagtgccctagttgtgctttTTACTATTTTAGACCTTCCTTGTTCAGTATTTTTTCCTGTTACGATGGAAACTTAgttaaaaataccaaattattgTTTACGGACTATAACTTCAAAACTCCGTCAGCGCAGCTCCATGAATCTTCCTATGCATATATCACACAAGTGAACCTAGCTGTGCAAAAATACCAAATCACGGTTTCTATTTGTCACCTGCTGTATTTTTCTTTTAGATTTACAATACTGACAtgcatttaaagttatactttaATTACTTTgaactttatatatacatgtatttgggtACCCATACCAACTGCGGGGCGCAAGGGATAATGCCATGCTTTGTGGCTCCTTCTTTAATGATTGTCTTGAATTGATTAAAGACTTAATTGGGGATATAATTCGAATTGTACGAGTATgaaaaatttattatttgaatatgTATATTGAAACCCAATATCAAACAATCATcaactttcaaaaatattgtttaGTGATAACATTGTTAAATTCTTAATATCGAGTACATCTTGATACAGTTAGTATGATAATTGTGCATCACTGCATATGaagttgtcatggtaaccatccTACATATGCATACAtcaattgtatttgaaaatagaTCATTTTTTACcttattttgttgatattttcatctGTTAATTATAgtgcaaattatatatatatcacggATTTGCCAAAATGGTCATATTTTCGAATTTGCATAATTTAGATTGTTACCGTGACAAGAACACTAATAGCAGAAAACTACAATTGATTTGTTCCATACAGGACTGGAATTGATGATATATCTGAACCATGCAGAATTCATACCATTTATTGCGGAAGCGATTGGTATTAATACAAGAATTTATGGCTCCGACGGGAAGAGTGATTTCTTAAAAGAGAACACAGACGGCATCAAATTGTCTGCAGGATTCGATATTCACATTGGCTTGACAGTGGTAATGGAAATaaagcaaattttttttttcaatttaaataaaaataataattcaaatatcaaattatcagaAATTCATGTACCAATACAATCTCACTGTGTAACTAATACATTGACTAGCAaaagcaattaattattaacTTGTATATTTCTCAGTAAGATTTAATTTCACAATAATACAAAATTCTTATCAAAGTATAAGAATGTTTGTAGTATCTGTGCATATGTCGAATGTGGACTGATCGTGGTAAATTTACCAAGTCGTCtgaatatttgaatatgaaagCCTTCAAACACTATCACTCTGTATTCACGTGAAAACATTTCAGGAGTGTATACattattataagactctttcatatgtggatatgaaagtATATATGGAATATATCAGGCTATGAACTCCCATCTGGTCAAGCGAAtgaatatttaacttttatatttgacaatgtataaaatgtatactTATGCCTATATATAACTGTCAAAGGATTTAAAAGTGATTATAAAGTTGTGCGGTCCTTATGTCTAAACTTTTTATTTGTTCGctatttcaaaccgttttggGGAAAACTATATTCAAAAGCTGATGCTATGACTATCCCGTTTATTGACCTTGTTGACGTCAACACTAGACCAGGCGGAAAATTCAATAGATATACACGTATAGTTTTTaatttgaatgatcgtaatggaaatatttaattttgcttgttacgagcattttcattggctcaaaaatttactttatcaacccataaaggaaaattaaggggaaaaaatggcgtcgccgtttgtgacgttacttctgattggctgagatgacggcgtaaagATTTCATAGACGAAAAAGTCCCAAAATTGATAAACTGTCCGACAGATATgtaaaggagaaggtacgttaagactcgaatatggcctcaaaattaattctccagtaatgaacaacatattttgccatataacagctgaatacatttgctaacacattacatctcgaaaatatcccgcatgtgccaattatgttcactatgacgtcatcaacatgcagtttcccgccatttttcacaaaaattccttgaaaaatcatactttttgagtggttttctctaaaaatgaatgtggcggccttcgtggagcagaaagagattttcacacgttgtgtatcgtgtatttacgcatatccatgcaaaatgtaaagttgctccaaggtgtcggccaaatccatttcaagccttttctaacctaaagatgatgaatttctagcaaaatttggcgagaagaggaaaatcatcaatttgatgacgtcataggtgggacacatcgtgtacatggttataaaaaattatgttttgatgaatggcaagtatgagagtatttattgatatgaaattgatggggatcagagtataaattttttttcggcctgaaaaattaaggccaaatactggtcctatcatatctactcctttgcATAGCGCCCTAACGGGATGGCTTCACATCAACTTCATGTTCAATCCTGTTATATTTTATTGCTTAAGGATCTGTTCTGATGggtttcagtctcgttgaagtctcgtttcaacattaatcaaagagtttttgtgaaaatatgtcaaaaattaGACTTCTATTGcttttcaaatttgttaaagaccaaattttataaatgaccatgcataatagcagttgagatgggctgtttttatcttgtacacatgttccttccacatattcatagaaatataactgtcgaagacagatatatcctGATGAAATAATCGATGAATAGTTACACAATTCAAGAGCACGATCGAGTGCATCGTTGGTAGCGATAGACCTAGGACATCGCCTTGTAGGCGGTGTATGGAATTTCCAAATTATTATTTGTCTAGATGaattcaatgttttgttttaattacttgtttatgtaaataatgaatatacaaACCCATGTTTCCaacattacatatttttatcctgcaaccatttcATTATACATGCAGATGGCATtaaaaacgaaagcaaattgccggTTTCTTAAGTATACTATTACACCAATAGGCATTGGAGGAAGAAGAATATTCGCTTCCTTGAATAAAATTATATCAGAATGCAAAGAACATTATTTTGACCAATGGTCTTGATGGTGAACATAAAAGAGCAATTATTGTATTTGCAGACTGAATACAACAGACAACCGGGCAAGGATAACGGGAGATGTGATAGTTCAGAAGCGTATCCAAGTCTACTGGTTTgttcttgttatttttattcTCATTTTAAGACTAAATTTGGTATTGAATGGAGTGAATTACCGATAACAAACATCTGtctctatttcaaataaattatttctagGTAATGATTGTCAATACAGTGTGGATAATGTTATGTTGACGAAAATGGCGAATGAATCCGACCTCctattcaataaaacaaaactaaattgTAACTTTGTATCGTGGATGACTGATCActtctttcttttttatccAAGATATATAATCGAAAGactatattttaattgattaaacaatataaacttgctatcaaggggaggtaatcgcCTCATTCATGATCTAAATTATGCAATGCGTGCATGCATTCAGAAATACATTGAATCAACAGGCAGACATTTAAGCTATTATTAACtttgtattaaaatcaatatattgtCTTATAAAACTGTAATTATGTGGAGAGGAcatatataggctttgcctctTGCCCGATCCAAAATTGAATCTTTTcgatttgataaaatattttgaaatggaaaaaaaaacttacgGCTTGCTGTTAACATGACATTTGCTAAGTCATTCATAAATTGTAGCATTTCTTAATACACACATCTCCTTTATTTAGCCCCCATCTCATTACAGGCGTGTCACGAGGCATGCTTATCTCATCTAGTGATAAGCATGTGTATATGTGATGACGGCGCAGGGGCACGCAATGAGGCCGAAAGTATAGcttttatatctttttattattatatacgaACACGTGAATTACTGTAACACGTGTCTTTTATCACGTAACTCGCTTGTTATACGGTGATTTCGTCCTCTTCACTGATTggtataaaatgttgaaaaatgcaGAAAAGCACGCTTTCAACGAATTAATGGTTATAATGCAGTTCCTTTCATTTCCCgtcaaggttcctataagatatgtatAACGAACAGACAATGCTTACAAAGATGTGTTTTTTGGTCGCTAGAGATTCATTATTTACTTTACTGTACAGTAAATCAACCTTTCGTATATATTTAGCATCTTTCGCTTGCTACAAATATTACGAAAATACTTAACTCcaaatgtgtttttgttaattgtaaatgtaaaatttaagcCACCGATATATTCTGGCtacaatcaatatatatatggccGTTTTTTGTAGTTGTCAAATGTAAGAGAGATTTACGGAAATTATTACATTCAAGATGCCCTGAATGTAAACAACCGTGCAAGTAAGTTCAATATAGACCAGTAATTGTTGTTTCTGATTTTAGTGTAATAGTATTGAATGTTTTTGTGAGAAAAGTGAAAAATGTAGAGCATACAGTATATTAACTACACCCATTTTTAGTTTGCTATTTCAACAATACCGTAGAGGTCTAACTTTTGTCGATTACTACATTTGAAAATGCAGTACATTTACCAAGTTCAGATTGTACTGAATTGATCAATAGATTTTAGTTTTTAGAGTCCCTGTGGGCGAGTTGTTAAGATGTCCAGttatattaccacaaacccccCGCCTTTGGGTTACGAGTTAGAactgtggggcagttgccaggtttAAACTGCTGGTCGGTGTCCTTGCTCCATCAGCAAACCTGGAatttccttaaatgaccatggctgtttaTAGGATGTTAAattgaccatagctgttaataggacgttaattaatcaaacaaatcaacaaacaaacaaggatgttaaatcaataaaatcaaaCCAAAGCAAAACAGAAAACGAAAGTTCATTTTTATTTAGTGACATGTTCACATTAATATCCAGAGATAGTTgagtttttcttttataatttttgGGGTGGTTATTTAGTAGAAGTCtaaaaatattgatgtttttttatagttttatgaGCATGTTGATATCGCTAGACTTGGTAATAACTTTGTTAATTTTCTTGTGATATTTTATCAGGGAGAAGATATACGAACAGAGGATAACGATGACACGTTGGCCATCCATGGCTACTGCACCGCTGATCCACAAAATGCTTAATGATACCAACAGGACGGTCACATCACTGAGGTAAACTTAAGATACAATATGTAGGTGATTCATGcacttttaattaaaaatataagatATGTATTCAAAGCGCAGTCATTTTAATAATTCTAAGAAGAACACTCTCTGGTTATGTTTCAGTCttaaatactgaaaatataACAGATATTGTAACggaaaataatacaaattcCACTTATCCtccatttcttttttaaagttGTAAGGTATTGAAAAATGTAAGTGATAAAAAATTGATAGGAAATATAACATTGTGTGGCCAACATTCTGCAAAAggtaaattaaaaacattttgatctTCAGAATTTTAAGGGTAAAACGCAACCCCATCTCACTAATAAATAATTTGTCTTCCATCTCAACATTGAACACCTATTCGAAACATCTATAAtttaagagagaaaaaaatgttagtTATAAGAAAAATTGCATTTCTGATCAGTTTTACAATTTGAGGTATTTGCACATTTTGTCTTTATTCGCTTGCTTGCATTGTGTTTCAGTGACAATGTGATGATGGTGCGTGTTTATTTTTCCACACTCACCATCCAGGCTTTTCACGAAGAGGTAGCATACACAGTACGTATCCAAGTTAATGTCCATGTGACAACTTCTGAGCTTACCACAGAGATATGAACTATTTCGTCATGTGTAGTTGTAGATAAAACTAAACCCCATTCcttctttttgttttgtcatAAACTGCACTTGACTAGAAACAGAAATCACAAATTAAGCTTTATATCAAATGCTTAATATGTGTTTAAGGAGAGTGTTGCATGTTAGAATTAAGACTCCCTCCATGAAAGCAGTAACGCATTCCATCTGATCTGATTATGCATATTTGCTATGAGCTAGCCAGTCGTCTTCACTTCCTCATGAGGTCAGAGGCCAACATTGTCCGTTTATAGCCCACTTGGTTTGTCACGATCACTGGACAGACAACATGCATAAGATAATCATGATTTACttatttgtttgaatatttaaatTGCAGTATGATCACGTAAGGTCATGGTTATTAGCTGTTTCATGTGATTTATGAATATTACGTTTTAAAGTTTATGATTTGTCTTTTTTTCTGACAGGAGGAAAATTTTGTGAGCGACATTGATGACCAACTTGGACTTTGGATTGGCATGTCTGTACTTACACTGGGGGAAATATTCGAGATTATCATCCTCATTGTGATTGGTTTATGCGGAAAACGAAAAAGCGAAACAACACCAGTCATCCCCATCAACTTAAACCAGCAAGGATCTGTAGCCCCACTGACTAAAGAATAATACCATATACAAGTGCCATGCGTTGTGCGACAATGTTTTTTTCAACTCAAGATAGACGTGTAGCGATTTAGATAATGATTCTACCACATGGCTTACTTCCAAACTGTAACAGTTTCATCattaaatgtgtaatatataacatTCGTGGTATTTcgacaatatttacatttaaaaggGAAAACAGATTACAATTGTAATGATTTGCTTAGGATTTTTTATAACTGTTTAAAATGACGGTCTTTTAGATTTTGTGATATGTACATAGAGTCAAACTTTGCTGTGTATTAGTTGACATATCAATGATAAACAGATAATATCCCCTTCACTTTAAGTTTATTCTGCTTTGATACCAACAGATAAGCTATTTTAGGTCATCAAGGGTCATTGCCATGATGCATCGTCGTGCGCTGTCCGCTGTGCGCCGTGCTTACACTTTTAATCAAACTTCTTCTTTTCAATAACCGAAAGACCCAGGGTACTCCTATTTGGCCTGTAGGCCAGAGGGGTctaaaaggctaaaatatttaaacgaatTTTTCTCAAAAACCGAAAGGCCCATGGTACTCATATTGCGCGTGCGAAATGCTCGGATGAAGggctattaagtttgttcaaatgaatgaccttgatcttcatgaAGAACACAGAGGTCAAATAAGCTACAATCTTTTAACGGCTTCGTTCTTGTTAATAACTAGGATGCCCAgacatgatattgggcctgtgggatgctgggatgaagggctaccaatttttttcaaatgtgtgACCTTGGccgtcattcaaggtcataggggttaATAGGCTAAAACCGTTAAACAAcgtcttgtgaataactaaaaggtATATTCATCTGATATTGGGCATTTGA
The Argopecten irradians isolate NY chromosome 9, Ai_NY, whole genome shotgun sequence DNA segment above includes these coding regions:
- the LOC138331801 gene encoding degenerin mec-10-like, giving the protein MRHDVEDDPLIHYVKDFLLECRFQGEDCERSMIVTTTPCTLYGNCFNLRFEKQVLKAGPEDGLELMIYLNHAEFIPFIAEAIGINTRIYGSDGKSDFLKENTDGIKLSAGFDIHIGLTVTEYNRQPGKDNGRCDSSEAYPSLLLSNVREIYGNYYIQDALNVNNRARRRYTNRG